A genomic region of Devosia ginsengisoli contains the following coding sequences:
- a CDS encoding DUF6772 family protein — MQPYPHRFADPQLDKFDPLGRILVHDTFSAGLNGWIGLIGNYEDSLTKMLPVFRPMNQPMLSTAVGWDSGSHGAMSGPYAMKIATRPIKGAMNLALKRMTFRKLGRIQLEAYIAAKPEPSEATLSIEDLRSFGMFMDLQSRQYRGLPHLRFLNCLDGELKHTWQFKQQTADDNVVSSSARTRSLQHLYPHGWEDVPDGRQDTCYNELPTKMNWQYLKVGVDLRDMSFTSFQFNDREFDVSGMGVMRMEPWANLDCMLNIGFFVETDSDKRSFLFVDSVLLSGDF; from the coding sequence ATGCAGCCTTATCCCCACCGTTTCGCCGATCCCCAACTGGACAAGTTCGATCCCCTGGGCCGCATCCTGGTCCATGACACGTTCAGCGCCGGGCTCAATGGCTGGATCGGCCTGATCGGCAATTACGAGGATTCCCTCACCAAGATGCTGCCGGTGTTCCGGCCGATGAACCAGCCCATGCTGTCCACCGCCGTGGGCTGGGACAGCGGCTCGCATGGCGCGATGAGCGGCCCCTATGCCATGAAGATCGCCACACGGCCGATCAAGGGCGCCATGAACCTGGCGCTCAAGCGGATGACCTTCCGCAAGCTCGGCCGTATCCAGCTCGAAGCCTATATCGCGGCAAAGCCGGAGCCTTCCGAAGCAACGCTCTCCATCGAGGATCTGCGGTCCTTCGGCATGTTCATGGATCTGCAGTCGCGGCAGTATCGTGGCCTGCCCCATCTGCGCTTCCTTAACTGCCTCGATGGCGAGCTCAAGCATACCTGGCAGTTCAAGCAGCAGACGGCCGACGACAATGTCGTCTCTTCCTCCGCCCGCACGCGCTCGCTGCAGCATCTCTACCCCCATGGCTGGGAGGATGTGCCCGATGGCCGGCAGGACACCTGCTACAACGAATTGCCGACCAAGATGAACTGGCAATATCTCAAGGTCGGCGTCGACCTGCGCGACATGAGCTTCACCAGCTTCCAGTTCAACGACCGCGAATTCGACGTATCGGGCATGGGCGTGATGCGCATGGAGCCGTGGGCCAATCTCGATTGCATGCTCAATATCGGCTTCTTCGTCGAAACCGACAGCGACAAGCGCTCTTTCCTGTTCGTCGATTCCGTCCTGCTTTCCGGAGACTTCTGA
- a CDS encoding ABC transporter permease, translated as MREKVRQWWPYYAMMAPGLLFFFIWHYVPIWEAKMAFENVRIIPPNIWVGWKNFEVLFASPIFYQVLANTLIISGMKILFVFPVPIMVALLLNEVRSGKLRGAVQSAIYLPHFLSWVVIAGVFIALLSPTDGAVNQIQTAMGFEPVNYMTNTGTIRWVLVVSEIWRSAGWDSLLYLAAIFAIDPQLYEAAEMDGANRWQKIWHVTIPGIVPTIATLFILNMGMFLSADLNQVINMQNAVNASTIDIIDTYVYRMGLSTGEYALATAAGLFKAVIGMTLVLVSHFVSKRLTGKGVW; from the coding sequence ATGCGTGAAAAGGTACGGCAGTGGTGGCCCTATTACGCGATGATGGCGCCGGGCCTGCTGTTCTTCTTCATCTGGCATTACGTGCCGATCTGGGAGGCCAAGATGGCCTTCGAGAATGTGCGCATCATTCCGCCCAATATCTGGGTGGGGTGGAAGAATTTCGAGGTGCTGTTCGCCTCGCCCATTTTCTACCAGGTGCTGGCCAATACGCTGATCATTTCGGGCATGAAGATCCTCTTCGTGTTCCCGGTGCCGATCATGGTGGCCCTGCTGCTCAACGAAGTGCGCAGCGGCAAGCTGCGCGGGGCGGTGCAATCGGCAATCTACCTGCCGCATTTCCTGAGCTGGGTGGTGATTGCCGGCGTGTTCATCGCCCTGCTCTCGCCCACCGATGGCGCGGTCAACCAGATCCAGACGGCGATGGGGTTCGAGCCGGTCAACTACATGACCAATACCGGCACCATCCGCTGGGTGCTGGTGGTGTCGGAAATCTGGCGCTCGGCCGGCTGGGACAGCCTGCTCTATCTCGCCGCCATCTTCGCCATCGACCCGCAGCTTTATGAAGCCGCCGAAATGGACGGCGCCAATCGCTGGCAGAAAATCTGGCACGTCACCATTCCCGGCATCGTGCCGACCATTGCCACGCTGTTCATCCTCAATATGGGGATGTTCCTCAGCGCCGACCTCAACCAGGTCATCAACATGCAGAACGCGGTCAACGCCTCGACCATCGATATCATCGACACCTATGTCTACCGCATGGGGCTTTCGACCGGCGAATATGCGCTGGCCACCGCCGCGGGCCTGTTCAAGGCGGTCATCGGCATGACGCTGGTGCTGGTTTCCCATTTCGTCAGCAAACGGCTGACCGGCAAGGGGGTGTGGTGA
- a CDS encoding carbohydrate ABC transporter permease encodes MLLPMQLQLILVLALPSLYVLWLSFTESSYGATPEFVGWANYAAILSDPSFWRSLVNTLIVVNIVVYVEIILSIGVALLFQSVKRGRALLMAMILAPYAVSEVVAVLAWRFMLEPDIGILTGLFSALGYVPNWATNPIEALVLVSMIGVWLHLPFSFLLIYAALIAIPADLGEAARVDGARPWQRFRLVTLPLLMPAILIAIIFRYIFGFRIFSEVWLLTQGGPARTTEVMAVYLYKNAFRYNEFGMAAATGWLMVLGALLLASFYVYHVYRSGFRNEV; translated from the coding sequence ATGCTGTTGCCGATGCAGCTCCAGCTCATCCTGGTCCTGGCATTGCCGTCTCTCTATGTGCTGTGGCTGAGCTTCACGGAATCGAGCTATGGCGCGACTCCCGAATTCGTCGGCTGGGCCAACTACGCGGCCATCCTGTCGGATCCCAGCTTCTGGCGCTCGCTGGTCAACACGCTGATCGTGGTCAACATCGTCGTCTATGTCGAGATCATCCTCAGCATCGGCGTGGCCCTGCTGTTCCAGAGCGTCAAGCGCGGCCGGGCCCTGCTCATGGCGATGATCCTGGCGCCCTACGCGGTCAGTGAAGTGGTGGCGGTGCTCGCCTGGCGCTTCATGCTTGAGCCCGACATCGGCATCCTGACCGGCCTGTTTTCGGCCCTTGGCTATGTGCCCAACTGGGCGACCAATCCCATTGAGGCCCTGGTATTGGTGTCGATGATCGGCGTCTGGCTGCACCTGCCGTTCAGCTTCCTGCTCATCTATGCCGCCCTGATCGCCATTCCCGCCGACCTCGGCGAGGCCGCCCGTGTCGATGGTGCACGGCCCTGGCAGCGCTTCCGGCTCGTCACCTTGCCCTTGCTGATGCCGGCAATCCTGATCGCCATCATCTTCCGCTACATTTTCGGCTTCCGCATTTTCAGCGAAGTCTGGCTGCTGACCCAGGGCGGCCCAGCCCGCACCACCGAGGTCATGGCGGTCTATCTCTACAAAAATGCCTTCCGCTACAACGAATTCGGCATGGCTGCCGCCACGGGTTGGCTCATGGTTCTTGGCGCCCTGCTGCTCGCCTCCTTCTACGTCTATCACGTCTATCGCTCGGGGTTCCGCAATGAAGTCTGA
- a CDS encoding ABC transporter ATP-binding protein yields the protein MATLQIDKAVKTYGTQEVLHGISLDVADGEFVVLVGPSGCGKSTLLRMIAGLEDISGGEISIAGRVVNELEPKERKIAMVFQSYALYPHMTVAQNMGFSLKLEKASTDRIKQEVQRAAQVLQLEALLDRYPRQLSGGQRQRVAMGRAIVRNPDIFLFDEPLSNLDAKLRVTMRAEVKALHQRLGTTTVYVTHDQMEAMTMADTIVVMRDGRIEQAGKPLDLYNAPQSLFIAGFIGSPAMNLISGQCRHAGGSPRFMAANGATWPLPVDSLAQDGQSIVYGIRPEHLDIAEDGDIALNVTVVEPTGAETLIHGRAGADELIVNIRGHLDIAPGQTLRLAPQMDRIHIFDQQTARRLQAGD from the coding sequence ATGGCAACGCTCCAGATCGATAAGGCCGTCAAGACCTACGGCACGCAGGAGGTTCTGCACGGCATTTCCCTCGATGTCGCCGATGGGGAATTCGTGGTGCTGGTCGGCCCGTCGGGCTGCGGCAAGTCGACCCTGCTCCGCATGATCGCCGGGTTGGAGGATATTTCGGGCGGCGAAATCTCCATTGCGGGCCGGGTCGTCAACGAGCTGGAGCCCAAGGAACGCAAGATCGCCATGGTGTTCCAGTCCTACGCACTCTACCCACATATGACGGTGGCCCAGAATATGGGCTTTTCGCTGAAGCTCGAAAAGGCGTCGACGGACAGGATCAAGCAGGAGGTGCAGCGCGCCGCACAGGTGCTGCAGCTGGAAGCATTGCTCGATCGCTATCCGCGCCAGCTTTCGGGCGGCCAGCGCCAGCGCGTCGCCATGGGCCGTGCCATCGTGCGCAATCCCGATATTTTCCTCTTCGACGAGCCGCTGTCCAATCTCGACGCGAAGCTGCGCGTAACCATGCGCGCCGAGGTGAAGGCGCTGCACCAGCGCCTGGGCACGACAACGGTCTATGTGACCCATGACCAGATGGAGGCCATGACCATGGCCGACACAATCGTGGTCATGCGCGATGGCCGGATCGAGCAGGCGGGCAAGCCGCTCGACCTCTACAATGCCCCGCAGAGCCTGTTCATTGCCGGGTTTATCGGCTCGCCCGCCATGAACCTGATCTCGGGGCAATGCCGGCACGCCGGCGGATCACCGCGCTTCATGGCCGCAAACGGCGCCACCTGGCCCCTGCCCGTCGATAGCCTGGCCCAGGATGGCCAATCCATTGTCTATGGCATCCGGCCCGAGCATCTCGATATTGCCGAAGATGGCGATATTGCCCTCAATGTCACCGTGGTGGAGCCGACCGGGGCGGAAACACTGATCCATGGCCGCGCGGGCGCGGATGAGTTGATCGTCAATATTCGCGGCCATCTCGACATCGCGCCCGGCCAGACACTGCGCCTCGCGCCGCAGATGGACCGCATCCATATCTTCGACCAGCAAACCGCACGCCGTCTCCAGGCCGGCGATTGA
- a CDS encoding carbohydrate ABC transporter permease, which translates to MKSDLRATLLRGLAIGMLGIWSLGPILLIVLSSFRPERDIFSPARRFNLDVTFDNYTQLFAAFPQFLPNMGNSLIVALGATALAVTTSTLAGYVYSRQRGRLLAASAFFAILVRLVPPIVVSLPLFPIADALKLSDTHILLIVLYSAFWVSMLSVMMKVFIDQIPPTLDEAARVDGASTTQTFLRIVLPLATAGMIAGGIFVFVYAWNEYLFAFIFSSTRAVTAPLIVSNIMDSVAGTQWGVLFAAATLQLAPVLALVIFFQKFLVAGLMAGSVKG; encoded by the coding sequence ATGAAGTCTGACCTGCGCGCCACGCTGCTGCGGGGCCTTGCCATCGGCATGCTGGGCATCTGGTCCCTGGGGCCGATCCTGCTGATCGTTCTCAGCTCGTTCCGGCCGGAGCGCGACATTTTCTCGCCGGCGCGACGCTTCAACCTGGATGTCACCTTCGACAACTACACCCAGCTCTTTGCCGCCTTTCCGCAATTCCTGCCCAATATGGGCAACAGCCTGATCGTGGCTCTGGGCGCGACGGCCCTTGCGGTCACCACCAGCACGCTGGCAGGTTATGTCTATTCCCGGCAGCGGGGCCGGCTGCTTGCCGCCAGCGCCTTCTTTGCGATCCTGGTGCGCTTGGTGCCGCCCATCGTGGTGTCGCTGCCGCTCTTTCCCATCGCCGATGCCCTCAAGCTCAGCGACACCCATATCCTGCTGATCGTCCTCTATTCGGCCTTCTGGGTCTCCATGCTTTCGGTGATGATGAAGGTCTTTATCGACCAGATTCCGCCCACGCTGGACGAGGCCGCGCGGGTTGATGGCGCCTCCACCACCCAGACCTTCCTGCGCATCGTGCTGCCGTTGGCGACGGCCGGCATGATTGCCGGTGGCATTTTCGTCTTCGTCTATGCCTGGAACGAATATCTCTTCGCCTTCATCTTTTCGAGCACGCGCGCCGTCACCGCGCCGCTGATCGTGTCCAACATCATGGACTCGGTCGCCGGCACGCAATGGGGCGTCCTTTTCGCGGCGGCAACGCTGCAGCTCGCCCCCGTCCTCGCTTTGGTCATCTTCTTCCAGAAGTTCCTCGTCGCCGGCCTCATGGCCGGGTCTGTCAAGGGCTGA
- a CDS encoding ABC transporter substrate-binding protein, which produces MTRRKAYAITLLAAGAALASTAALQAKDLTLLTHAAIQGSITGASGTGGDVLAGWQQENDVNLNWITADIAPLHDRLMRETSLSSTSIDVGFILDSYATQAALSGFEPLDDCLTGLDISDIPQTFLDQVSQDGQLKALPIRHATTALHYNKALLAEHGIDALPDTFEGLIEVAKTLSGKSDDGTPVYGLSIDGTNAGGTYNLLMAYGATLTDAQGKPSTDVEALTNAYAALADLYAAGALPSNFTAMGIDQITQGVWQGRIAMAVQPFNRYLTYNDASKSDYAGQVDVAAFPAAEGQPSPYVARTTVWSAVIPANSQNKELACDFVRQLADPENVVLMTLNGNGPVRTDAYLDQRVIDAIPYAQAEQQAVLGAKFVIAPFDQIGRAQDMYLENMQAAAIGLKTPEQAAADTLAAIAEAAGN; this is translated from the coding sequence ATGACAAGACGCAAGGCCTACGCCATCACACTACTCGCGGCGGGCGCCGCACTCGCCAGCACGGCAGCGCTCCAGGCCAAGGACCTGACGCTGCTGACCCACGCCGCCATTCAGGGATCGATCACCGGCGCCAGCGGCACCGGCGGCGATGTCCTGGCCGGTTGGCAGCAGGAAAATGACGTCAATCTCAACTGGATCACCGCCGATATCGCGCCGCTGCACGATCGCCTGATGCGGGAAACCAGCCTCTCATCCACCAGCATCGATGTCGGGTTTATCCTCGACTCCTATGCGACCCAGGCGGCCCTGTCCGGCTTCGAGCCGCTCGATGACTGCCTTACCGGTCTCGATATCAGCGATATTCCGCAGACCTTCCTCGACCAGGTGAGCCAGGACGGCCAGTTGAAGGCCCTGCCCATCCGCCACGCAACCACGGCGCTGCACTACAACAAGGCGTTGCTGGCCGAGCATGGCATCGATGCGCTGCCCGACACGTTCGAAGGCCTGATCGAGGTCGCCAAGACGCTCAGCGGCAAATCGGACGATGGCACGCCGGTCTATGGGCTTTCGATCGATGGCACCAATGCGGGCGGCACCTATAACCTGCTGATGGCCTATGGCGCGACGCTGACCGACGCCCAGGGAAAGCCCTCCACCGATGTCGAGGCACTGACCAATGCCTATGCAGCGCTGGCGGATCTCTATGCAGCGGGCGCCCTGCCCTCCAACTTCACGGCCATGGGCATCGACCAGATCACCCAGGGCGTCTGGCAGGGCCGCATCGCCATGGCTGTGCAGCCCTTCAACCGCTACCTCACCTATAACGATGCCTCGAAGTCCGACTATGCGGGCCAGGTCGATGTCGCCGCCTTCCCCGCCGCCGAGGGACAACCCTCTCCCTATGTCGCCCGCACCACGGTATGGTCGGCAGTGATCCCGGCGAACAGCCAGAACAAGGAGCTGGCCTGCGATTTCGTGCGCCAGCTGGCCGATCCGGAAAATGTCGTGCTGATGACGCTCAACGGCAACGGGCCAGTGCGGACCGATGCCTATCTCGACCAGCGGGTCATCGACGCCATACCCTATGCGCAGGCCGAACAGCAGGCTGTGTTGGGCGCCAAGTTCGTCATCGCCCCCTTCGATCAGATCGGTCGCGCCCAGGACATGTATCTGGAAAACATGCAGGCGGCCGCGATTGGCCTCAAGACGCCGGAACAGGCGGCAGCCGATACGCTGGCTGCCATTGCCGAAGCCGCCGGCAACTAA
- a CDS encoding aldehyde dehydrogenase family protein has translation MRPEREHQHYIAGQWQMSAGKGHIDIVDPSSGEAFARVPAGNSEDVDKAVAAARAAFPAYAATSVPERLALLERIVEVYRTRQDEIAEVLSREMGTPIALSRALQAPRGGDHFLAAIEALKSYAFEERVGNGLVLYEPIGIAGLITPWNWPLNQIAVKVAPALATGCTIVFKPSEVAPLNAIILAEILDEAGVPSGVFNLVHGDGPGVGSVMSRHAGIDMMSFTGSTRAGIAVSMDAAPTVKRVALELGGKSANILLPDADFATVVKRGFLTMCTNAGQSCNAPSRMLVPEERYDEVAAIIRDSAAKVPIGLPSDPETVLGPVANAAQYQRIQTFIATAIREGAELICGGAGQPEGFNRGYFVRPTAFGRVTNDMTIGHEEVFGPILAVQTYRDVDEAIEIANDSEFGLAGYVQGRDRDAAMAVARRLRTGMVSVNYPGQNLQAPFGGYKKSGNGREYGRFGMAEFLETKVVLMD, from the coding sequence ATGAGACCCGAGCGGGAGCACCAGCATTACATTGCCGGCCAATGGCAGATGTCGGCGGGCAAGGGCCATATCGACATCGTCGACCCATCCAGCGGCGAAGCCTTCGCGCGCGTTCCCGCCGGCAATTCGGAGGATGTGGACAAGGCGGTCGCAGCCGCCCGCGCCGCCTTCCCCGCCTATGCCGCGACCAGCGTGCCCGAGCGGCTGGCCCTGCTGGAGCGGATCGTCGAGGTTTATCGCACCAGGCAGGACGAAATCGCCGAAGTCCTGTCCCGCGAAATGGGCACGCCGATCGCCCTGTCGCGTGCACTCCAGGCGCCGCGCGGTGGCGATCATTTCCTCGCCGCGATCGAGGCCCTCAAGAGCTATGCCTTCGAAGAGCGCGTCGGCAATGGCCTGGTGCTGTATGAACCCATTGGCATCGCTGGATTGATCACGCCCTGGAACTGGCCGCTGAACCAGATCGCCGTGAAGGTGGCGCCCGCCCTGGCTACGGGCTGCACCATCGTCTTCAAGCCCAGCGAAGTAGCGCCGCTGAACGCCATTATCCTGGCCGAAATCCTTGATGAGGCCGGCGTACCATCCGGTGTCTTCAACCTGGTGCATGGCGATGGCCCCGGCGTCGGCAGCGTCATGTCCCGCCATGCCGGTATAGACATGATGTCGTTTACCGGCTCGACCCGGGCCGGCATTGCCGTCAGCATGGATGCGGCGCCCACCGTCAAGCGCGTCGCGCTGGAGCTGGGCGGCAAATCGGCCAATATCCTGCTGCCCGATGCCGATTTCGCCACCGTAGTGAAGCGCGGCTTCCTGACCATGTGCACCAATGCCGGCCAGTCCTGCAATGCGCCATCGCGCATGCTGGTCCCCGAGGAGCGCTATGACGAGGTCGCGGCGATCATTCGCGACAGCGCCGCCAAGGTGCCGATCGGCCTGCCCTCCGACCCCGAGACCGTGCTGGGACCGGTGGCAAACGCGGCCCAGTACCAGCGTATCCAGACCTTCATCGCCACTGCGATCCGAGAAGGCGCCGAGCTCATCTGTGGCGGCGCGGGGCAGCCCGAAGGGTTCAACCGCGGCTATTTCGTCCGCCCCACGGCATTCGGCCGCGTCACCAATGACATGACCATCGGGCATGAAGAAGTGTTCGGCCCGATCCTGGCCGTTCAGACCTATCGCGATGTGGATGAGGCCATCGAGATCGCCAATGATTCCGAATTCGGCCTGGCTGGCTATGTGCAAGGCCGCGATCGCGACGCCGCCATGGCGGTGGCAAGGCGGCTGCGCACGGGCATGGTCTCGGTCAACTATCCCGGGCAGAACCTGCAGGCGCCGTTCGGCGGCTACAAGAAATCCGGCAATGGCCGCGAATATGGCCGTTTCGGCATGGCCGAATTCCTGGAAACCAAGGTCGTCCTGATGGATTGA
- a CDS encoding LacI family DNA-binding transcriptional regulator, which produces MSKSRNRRPTIIDVAERAGVSKSTAARALTGSSNITEETREKVVKAAAAVGYERNHLAVGMRSGRSGMLGLVIPDITNPFWADVARGAQDRAAKSGVSLLVFSSDWDPEAETQHLRALRQARVDGAIINPVADNFDDLDRFGLPFVFIGSSAERFADVSSVGSDIAQAVRLGLDHLVSKGHPAPSLILGPKSRLARARFLRAVHEHCVERDIDPAILAVEDGEYTVEGGRVAMRRLLERPHVGHVSVFAANDMMALGAMMAVREAGLDCPRDVSILGFDGIPSGEFAWPGLTTVAKPGRDIGERAVEGLFDEIEHKPEHRRIFMPCRLIERGSLADLSAQNPNACRGQGGSDHGCQGQATDRYCLCEWERSRAWIGIRCGRGND; this is translated from the coding sequence ATGAGCAAGAGCCGCAATCGTCGGCCGACGATTATCGATGTCGCTGAGCGCGCCGGGGTGTCCAAGAGCACTGCGGCGCGGGCGCTGACGGGCTCGTCCAATATTACCGAAGAGACGCGCGAGAAGGTGGTGAAGGCCGCCGCTGCCGTGGGCTATGAGCGCAACCACCTGGCGGTGGGCATGCGCTCGGGGCGCTCGGGCATGCTGGGACTGGTCATCCCCGATATTACCAACCCGTTCTGGGCCGATGTGGCGCGCGGCGCGCAGGATCGCGCGGCCAAGAGCGGCGTATCGCTGCTGGTGTTTTCGTCGGACTGGGACCCGGAAGCGGAAACCCAGCATTTGCGGGCGCTGCGGCAGGCGCGGGTGGATGGGGCGATCATCAATCCGGTGGCCGATAATTTCGACGATCTCGACCGGTTCGGCCTGCCCTTCGTGTTCATCGGCTCGAGCGCCGAGCGCTTTGCCGATGTGTCGAGCGTCGGTTCGGACATTGCCCAGGCGGTGCGGCTGGGGCTGGACCACCTGGTCAGCAAGGGCCATCCGGCGCCCAGCCTGATCCTGGGGCCGAAATCGCGCCTGGCGCGGGCGCGCTTCCTGCGCGCGGTGCATGAGCATTGCGTGGAACGCGATATCGATCCGGCCATCCTGGCCGTGGAAGACGGAGAATATACGGTGGAAGGCGGTCGCGTGGCGATGCGCCGACTGCTGGAGCGGCCGCATGTGGGCCATGTCTCGGTGTTTGCCGCCAATGACATGATGGCGCTGGGCGCCATGATGGCGGTGCGCGAGGCGGGGCTGGATTGCCCGCGCGACGTGTCCATCCTGGGCTTTGACGGCATTCCTTCGGGCGAATTCGCCTGGCCGGGGCTGACCACGGTGGCCAAGCCCGGCCGCGATATCGGCGAGCGGGCCGTGGAAGGGCTTTTCGACGAAATCGAACACAAGCCGGAACACCGGCGCATCTTCATGCCGTGCCGCCTGATAGAGCGAGGCTCACTCGCCGATCTGTCGGCACAAAACCCCAACGCATGTCGGGGGCAGGGAGGGTCTGACCATGGTTGCCAAGGACAAGCAACGGATCGCTACTGCCTTTGCGAATGGGAACGTTCCCGCGCGTGGATCGGAATCCGTTGCGGGCGCGGAAACGATTAG
- a CDS encoding HpcH/HpaI aldolase family protein: MPDLRTIWANGGTVLNSFINLPGSFATEVMASAGFDSLTLDLQHGMVEFADAIPAFQAMNGWDVTPLARIPAIGSPLTGKLLDAGAAGLICPMIETAADVRRFVADSLYPPDGHRSNGATRAVLRHQPGMYQKVANDQVILLPMIETAAALRNVEEIAAVPGIAGLYLGPTDLAFTLGLEPKGDNTTPQLMQAYGDVIAAANRNGIIAALHCGTPEFARRAVEMGFRMVTVTADSGLLLNAARQAVASFRAS, translated from the coding sequence ATGCCAGACCTGCGCACTATCTGGGCGAACGGGGGAACCGTTCTCAACTCCTTCATCAACCTGCCCGGCAGTTTTGCGACCGAGGTCATGGCCAGCGCGGGCTTCGATAGCCTGACGCTTGACCTGCAGCATGGCATGGTGGAGTTCGCCGACGCCATTCCGGCTTTCCAGGCCATGAATGGCTGGGATGTGACGCCCCTGGCGCGAATTCCCGCCATCGGTTCGCCCCTCACCGGGAAATTGCTCGACGCGGGCGCTGCGGGCCTGATCTGCCCGATGATCGAAACCGCTGCCGATGTACGCCGCTTCGTGGCGGATAGCCTCTATCCGCCGGACGGTCATCGCAGCAATGGCGCCACGCGTGCGGTTTTGCGCCATCAGCCCGGCATGTATCAGAAGGTCGCCAATGACCAGGTGATCCTGCTGCCGATGATCGAAACGGCTGCCGCCCTGCGTAATGTCGAGGAAATCGCAGCCGTACCCGGCATTGCCGGACTCTATCTTGGCCCTACCGACCTGGCCTTCACACTGGGCCTCGAGCCCAAGGGCGACAATACCACGCCCCAGCTCATGCAGGCCTATGGCGATGTCATCGCCGCTGCCAATCGCAACGGCATCATCGCGGCGCTGCATTGCGGCACGCCCGAATTTGCCCGCCGCGCCGTGGAGATGGGGTTCCGCATGGTGACCGTCACCGCCGATAGCGGCTTGCTGCTCAATGCGGCGCGCCAAGCCGTCGCCAGCTTCCGGGCCTCGTAG
- a CDS encoding FadR/GntR family transcriptional regulator encodes MSDAVTRDDEDKRPSNLTAQVYNALCRAILRGDYPIGQSLPSEGELAARFEVSKPVIRAVLQQLSALGVIEIRQGKPSIVRRVSPRPLEYFFSFAMMETENGLMEAVLRRGLETYIAQRAAEHIKVSDLKKLRETIKTMEAARNDSEAFIEADLAFHMTLAEASDNRLLMFLVQALRGTIHETVRMLHVRGMLPDRSATIARHVAIVDAIAASDPEAARLAMSAHFDASEERTMGSSLKGPIMLEPEQIIDFLERESS; translated from the coding sequence ATGTCTGATGCAGTAACCAGAGATGACGAGGACAAGCGCCCCTCGAACCTGACCGCGCAGGTCTATAATGCGCTGTGCCGCGCGATCCTGCGCGGCGATTACCCCATCGGGCAGTCCCTGCCCTCGGAAGGGGAGCTGGCCGCGCGTTTCGAGGTCAGCAAGCCGGTGATCCGCGCCGTGCTGCAGCAATTGTCGGCGCTCGGGGTCATCGAGATCCGTCAGGGCAAACCGAGCATCGTGCGGCGGGTTTCGCCGCGGCCGCTCGAATATTTCTTCTCTTTCGCCATGATGGAAACCGAGAACGGCCTGATGGAGGCGGTGCTGCGCCGTGGGCTTGAGACCTATATCGCTCAGCGCGCTGCCGAGCATATCAAGGTGTCGGACCTCAAGAAGCTGCGGGAAACCATCAAGACGATGGAAGCGGCGCGCAACGATTCCGAAGCGTTCATAGAGGCCGACCTGGCCTTTCACATGACCCTGGCCGAGGCGAGCGACAACCGCCTGCTTATGTTCCTGGTGCAGGCCCTGCGCGGCACGATCCACGAGACCGTCCGCATGCTGCATGTGCGCGGCATGCTGCCCGACCGGTCCGCCACCATTGCCCGCCACGTCGCCATCGTCGATGCCATCGCCGCCAGCGATCCGGAAGCCGCCCGGCTTGCCATGTCGGCCCATTTCGACGCCAGCGAAGAACGGACCATGGGCTCGAGCCTCAAAGGCCCCATCATGCTGGAGCCGGAGCAAATTATCGATTTCCTGGAGCGCGAGAGCAGCTAG